The following are encoded together in the Methylomonas methanica MC09 genome:
- a CDS encoding efflux RND transporter permease subunit, whose protein sequence is MKSPLNQERATGILAWFAENPVAANLLMLLILTGGVLGMIDVDKEVFPRFSPHQIEVTAVFPGAGPAEVEQSICIPIEEAVHDLPGIKHLHGAIRGDTCTLGVEILPDRDREQMMALLRSRVQSIQRLPKQLEKIDVLPADRKDDDGVIWVALHGDTDAFSLQKFGDRIQQQLAAIPGVSRVRNYGEIGYEIGIEVAPEQLRKYQLTLNEVAQAIRKASVELPGGLVKNPDGELLLRVAGRAKDAAAVGGLVIKTLPDGNRLRLEQIATIKDGLEERLYTWRHNGQTAQGWEIHTEQNSVAVARQVKATIEDMRAKLPEGLRLITWWDDSQAYDERIGTLLEDGLSGFLLVCLVLTLFLRLRVALWAGVGIFTSVLGTFWLMPLLDISLNMLSLFGFLLAMGVLVDDAIIIGESIHSRQTEGGETPLQSAVNGVKAVALPVTLSVLIVLAAFLPGLFLPGWAGQMMRPICLIMILTLIFSLVEALLILPSHLVAASESTDNPTRLQRIRTRLNRDMDRFVERVYRPFLQSALRWRYLTAALFAALLILCSGLVASDRVRQSINPDVTKDSFWVSIQLPQSAPYSEAQALTTRVENALFELRDELDGVARDKRPANGGISEAHAHDRSVIVGVETIIWEHGAGIWLELSSEGRQRIKVENFIRDWRQRIGDIGRGKVDFIFKEGDEPYDIELMLGSDQPQILGPAVAQLKQQIKAFPGVYDVIDSAEPGKPEIHLTLKPEAERLGLRLEHLAEQVRQGYYGEEVHRFMRGAKEVKVMVRYPLQERRSLDQLKAQPIRLPNGGNAPLASLADVDLLQGFSRIHREDRQRVLKVQARVDPTLGDVNELYAALEQEVFKTLETQFPGLNIQIGQQRQEQKELLAAFGKNTLIALLVIYALIAVPFRSYSKPIIFLLAAPVAWSGAVLAHWAIGLPLSMESLVGMIAASGVVVNDSLVLLDYMRQNDTQSQSMESLIVEACTSRFRPIVLAFLTNFAGFLPTLLETSPQAQFLIPMTLSLSAGLLIGMSASLILTPTCYAILGRGRT, encoded by the coding sequence GTGAAAAGTCCGCTGAATCAAGAGAGGGCCACCGGCATTCTGGCTTGGTTTGCCGAAAACCCGGTTGCCGCCAACCTGCTGATGCTGCTGATACTGACCGGCGGCGTATTGGGCATGATCGATGTCGACAAAGAAGTGTTCCCGCGTTTTAGCCCGCACCAGATCGAGGTGACGGCAGTTTTCCCCGGCGCGGGTCCAGCGGAAGTGGAGCAGTCGATCTGCATACCGATCGAAGAAGCGGTGCATGATTTACCGGGCATCAAACACCTGCATGGTGCAATACGCGGCGATACCTGTACTTTAGGCGTTGAAATACTGCCGGACCGCGACCGGGAACAAATGATGGCGCTGTTGCGCAGCCGGGTGCAATCGATTCAGCGACTACCCAAGCAATTGGAAAAAATCGACGTTTTGCCGGCCGATCGCAAAGACGACGACGGCGTGATCTGGGTCGCGCTGCACGGCGACACCGATGCGTTTAGCCTGCAGAAGTTCGGCGACCGGATTCAACAACAATTGGCGGCGATTCCCGGCGTCAGCCGCGTGCGCAATTACGGTGAAATCGGTTACGAAATCGGCATAGAAGTCGCGCCGGAACAGCTGCGTAAATACCAACTGACCTTGAACGAAGTCGCTCAGGCGATCCGCAAAGCCTCGGTCGAGCTTCCGGGCGGGCTGGTGAAAAATCCGGATGGCGAATTATTGTTACGGGTTGCCGGCCGCGCCAAAGACGCCGCCGCCGTCGGCGGTTTGGTCATTAAAACCTTGCCGGACGGCAACCGTTTACGCTTGGAGCAAATCGCCACGATCAAGGACGGCCTGGAAGAGCGCTTATACACCTGGCGGCATAACGGCCAAACCGCACAGGGCTGGGAAATACATACCGAACAGAACAGCGTCGCGGTGGCGCGGCAGGTCAAGGCCACTATCGAGGACATGCGCGCCAAGCTGCCGGAAGGTTTACGTTTGATTACCTGGTGGGACGACTCCCAAGCCTATGACGAGCGTATCGGCACGCTGCTGGAAGACGGTCTGAGCGGATTTTTACTGGTCTGTCTGGTATTGACGCTGTTTTTACGTTTGCGTGTCGCCTTATGGGCGGGGGTGGGTATTTTCACCTCGGTGCTCGGCACATTTTGGTTAATGCCGCTGTTGGATATTTCCCTGAATATGTTGTCGCTGTTCGGTTTTTTGCTGGCAATGGGCGTGTTGGTCGACGATGCCATCATCATCGGCGAAAGCATCCATAGCCGGCAAACCGAAGGCGGCGAAACGCCGTTACAGTCCGCGGTTAACGGCGTGAAAGCGGTTGCGCTACCCGTCACGCTGTCGGTGTTGATTGTGTTGGCGGCCTTTCTGCCCGGCTTGTTTCTGCCGGGATGGGCCGGACAAATGATGCGGCCCATCTGTTTGATCATGATTTTGACCCTGATCTTTTCCCTGGTCGAGGCCTTGTTGATTTTGCCCTCGCATCTGGTAGCCGCAAGCGAATCGACCGACAATCCCACGCGTTTACAACGGATACGCACCCGGCTCAATCGAGACATGGACCGCTTCGTGGAACGGGTTTACCGGCCGTTTTTACAGTCCGCCCTACGCTGGCGTTATTTGACGGCCGCGTTATTCGCCGCCTTGTTAATCCTATGTTCCGGTTTGGTCGCCAGCGATCGCGTCCGGCAGTCAATCAACCCCGATGTCACTAAAGACAGTTTCTGGGTATCGATACAGTTACCGCAAAGCGCACCGTACAGCGAAGCCCAGGCACTGACAACCCGGGTGGAAAATGCCTTGTTTGAGTTACGGGACGAACTGGATGGCGTCGCGCGCGACAAGCGGCCCGCAAACGGCGGAATTAGCGAGGCACACGCACACGACCGTAGCGTGATCGTCGGTGTCGAGACCATTATTTGGGAGCATGGCGCCGGCATCTGGCTGGAACTGTCGTCGGAAGGCCGGCAGCGGATCAAGGTCGAAAACTTTATTCGGGATTGGCGGCAGCGAATCGGCGACATCGGCCGGGGTAAAGTGGATTTTATTTTCAAGGAAGGCGACGAGCCCTACGACATCGAATTGATGCTCGGCTCCGATCAGCCGCAAATTTTGGGTCCGGCCGTCGCGCAGCTAAAGCAACAAATCAAGGCGTTTCCGGGCGTATACGATGTCATCGACTCGGCGGAACCCGGCAAGCCGGAAATCCATTTAACGCTGAAACCGGAGGCGGAAAGATTGGGATTGCGCTTGGAACACTTGGCCGAACAAGTCCGTCAAGGCTATTACGGCGAGGAGGTCCACCGCTTCATGCGCGGCGCCAAGGAAGTTAAAGTCATGGTGCGCTATCCGCTGCAGGAACGGCGTTCGCTGGACCAACTAAAAGCCCAACCGATCCGTCTGCCGAACGGCGGGAATGCACCGTTAGCGAGTTTGGCGGACGTGGACTTGCTGCAAGGCTTTTCCCGTATTCACCGGGAAGACCGGCAACGGGTATTGAAAGTACAGGCGCGGGTCGACCCGACCCTGGGGGATGTCAACGAACTGTATGCAGCACTGGAACAAGAGGTATTCAAAACCCTGGAAACACAGTTTCCCGGCTTGAACATTCAAATCGGCCAACAACGCCAGGAACAAAAAGAGCTGCTGGCGGCATTCGGCAAAAACACCCTGATCGCTCTGTTGGTGATATATGCACTGATTGCGGTGCCGTTCCGCTCCTACAGCAAACCGATCATATTCCTGCTGGCGGCCCCCGTGGCCTGGAGCGGCGCGGTACTGGCGCATTGGGCCATCGGCCTGCCATTATCGATGGAATCCCTGGTCGGCATGATCGCGGCCAGCGGCGTGGTGGTAAACGATAGCTTGGTGTTATTGGATTATATGCGTCAAAACGACACGCAAAGCCAGTCCATGGAAAGCTTAATCGTCGAAGCCTGTACGTCACGCTTCCGGCCGATTGTCCTGGCCTTTTTGACCAATTTCGCCGGATTTTTGCCGACATTGCTGGAAACCAGCCCGCAGGCGCAATTTCTGATTCCGATGACTTTATCGCTGTCCGCCGGTTTGTTGATCGGTATGTCGGCCAGTCTGATTTTAACGCCGACCTGCTATGCAATTCTGGGTAGAGGGCGAACATGA
- a CDS encoding REP-associated tyrosine transposase produces the protein MDYRRIWHPGGTYFFTINLLQRKNNDLLIQNIQLLRDSIKAVKVNHPFKTHGWVVLPEHMHCLIELPANDIDYATRIRLIKMGFSKAIPKNERRSAIRIKRGERGIWQRRYWEHLIRDEADFQVHLDYIHYNPVKHGWVKQVKDWPYSTFHRWVERDVYPLNWAGIDENLYGVE, from the coding sequence ATGGATTATCGGCGAATTTGGCATCCTGGCGGAACCTATTTTTTTACGATCAATTTGTTGCAAAGAAAAAATAACGATTTGTTGATACAGAATATTCAACTTTTACGAGATTCAATTAAAGCAGTAAAGGTGAATCACCCGTTTAAAACTCATGGCTGGGTGGTGTTGCCAGAACATATGCATTGTTTGATCGAACTACCGGCAAACGATATCGACTACGCCACTCGGATACGATTAATAAAAATGGGCTTTTCCAAGGCAATACCAAAAAACGAGCGAAGATCGGCCATCAGAATTAAACGTGGAGAGCGCGGTATCTGGCAACGGCGCTATTGGGAACATTTGATTCGGGATGAGGCGGATTTTCAAGTACATCTGGATTATATCCACTACAACCCAGTAAAACATGGCTGGGTTAAGCAAGTAAAAGACTGGCCGTACTCGACCTTTCATCGATGGGTCGAACGCGATGTTTATCCTTTAAATTGGGCAGGAATTGATGAAAATTTATATGGGGTTGAATAG
- a CDS encoding efflux transporter outer membrane subunit: MCWVLSGCQTAPDRDAQALDFRVGTHWSATPAEHNSVATSWLKTFNDPQLTILVQDGLSENFDLRSAAARVAAAREQAVIAGSGRLPQLYFLPGYQRSKNDGGSGAMESGAFTALFNFNWELDVWGRIKAGQQAATEEAMATADDYRAAQLSLAARIAQVYYEWLEAQLQAQVADQSVRDRSVIAGLIRGRFNKGLTRGLDLRLVLTDLANAEAQLAQARNDVQRLGRQLQTLLARYPDNGLVMDRPLPKPPEALTAGLPAELLTRRPDVLAAFKRLRAADSRLESAEKALLPRITLTAAGGSGSAALTELIDPRAVAWNVAAGLTQPLFTGGRLQGEIRLNQARVQDALNQYQSVALNAFREVEQALAAESLLRDQEKALREAVDQTEASRKLAVYSYQQGLIQILTLLDSYRSTLNAQSAHLRVQRQLLNNRITLYLALGGAV; the protein is encoded by the coding sequence ATGTGTTGGGTGCTGTCGGGTTGCCAGACCGCGCCCGATCGCGACGCCCAAGCATTGGATTTCCGCGTCGGAACGCATTGGAGCGCAACCCCGGCAGAACATAATTCGGTTGCAACGTCCTGGTTAAAGACCTTCAACGACCCGCAGCTTACTATCTTGGTGCAAGACGGCCTGAGCGAAAATTTTGACCTGAGATCGGCCGCCGCGCGAGTCGCTGCCGCGCGCGAACAGGCGGTAATAGCCGGTTCCGGACGTTTGCCGCAATTGTATTTTTTACCGGGTTACCAGCGAAGCAAGAACGACGGCGGCAGCGGTGCTATGGAGTCCGGCGCCTTTACCGCCCTATTCAATTTCAACTGGGAGCTGGATGTCTGGGGTCGAATCAAGGCCGGACAACAGGCGGCGACGGAAGAGGCCATGGCAACGGCCGACGATTACCGGGCGGCGCAATTGTCGTTAGCAGCGCGTATCGCCCAGGTGTATTACGAATGGCTGGAAGCGCAACTACAGGCTCAGGTTGCCGATCAGTCGGTTCGGGATAGAAGCGTCATCGCCGGCCTGATTCGCGGCCGGTTTAACAAAGGGCTTACTCGGGGCCTGGACCTTAGGCTGGTCTTGACCGATTTAGCCAATGCCGAGGCGCAACTGGCCCAAGCCCGTAACGATGTGCAGCGCCTCGGCCGCCAGTTACAAACGTTGCTGGCCCGCTATCCGGATAACGGATTAGTTATGGATCGGCCGCTGCCGAAGCCGCCCGAGGCCTTAACGGCGGGCCTGCCCGCCGAATTGCTGACACGCCGCCCGGACGTACTGGCCGCCTTCAAACGCTTGCGTGCCGCAGACTCTCGACTGGAAAGCGCCGAAAAGGCCTTGCTGCCCCGCATTACCTTGACAGCTGCGGGCGGCAGCGGCAGTGCGGCACTGACCGAATTGATCGATCCGCGCGCGGTCGCCTGGAACGTGGCGGCCGGTCTGACGCAGCCGTTATTTACCGGCGGCCGTTTGCAGGGCGAAATTCGCCTGAACCAAGCCCGGGTGCAAGATGCGCTCAACCAATACCAAAGCGTGGCACTCAATGCCTTTCGCGAGGTAGAACAAGCCCTGGCCGCCGAATCGCTGCTACGCGACCAAGAAAAAGCCTTGCGGGAAGCCGTCGACCAAACCGAGGCCAGCCGCAAACTGGCCGTGTATTCCTACCAACAGGGCCTGATCCAAATTCTTACCTTACTCGACAGTTATCGCAGCACACTCAATGCGCAAAGCGCGCATCTGCGCGTGCAACGGCAATTACTCAACAACCGAATCACACTTTACTTGGCATTAGGCGGTGCCGTTTGA
- a CDS encoding efflux RND transporter periplasmic adaptor subunit, translating to MNEKPRILKRLLPATVLLIAAGAAWAMIELRPSRLAPAQAPTAPTVDVIRVEPHTLKLNVMSQGVVTPREQIDLIAEVAGKVVQMHPALASGGYFEAGDLLLTIDPRDYDFAIVAAQAKIAEAERVLISERAQVEQAKSEWQALGQGDASDLALRKPQLAEAEAKLQASKADLAKAKLNRSRCEIRAPFSGRVLNKQVGRGQFLAGGAVIARIFANDVAEIRLPVGVDQLAYLDLPHGNRAGRLWPAVTLRAEIGGRLQQWQGRIVRSEAALDSGSGQLFLVAQVERPDFAAADNAPLLSGLFVQAEIEGIAREKLFALPRTALNSLQQVKVVNDEQRLELRRVAVLRTEADRVIIASGLTAGERVVISEMPMPVSGMQVVVSNPQAVATP from the coding sequence TTGAACGAAAAACCACGCATATTAAAGCGGCTATTACCGGCTACCGTATTACTGATTGCCGCGGGTGCGGCATGGGCAATGATCGAATTGCGGCCCAGCCGATTGGCGCCCGCCCAAGCGCCCACGGCGCCGACGGTGGACGTGATCCGGGTCGAACCGCACACACTCAAGCTCAATGTGATGTCGCAAGGTGTCGTGACGCCGCGCGAACAGATAGACTTAATCGCCGAAGTCGCCGGCAAAGTGGTGCAAATGCATCCGGCGCTGGCCTCCGGCGGTTATTTCGAGGCGGGCGATTTACTCTTGACGATCGATCCGCGCGACTACGATTTCGCAATCGTAGCTGCGCAAGCCAAAATTGCCGAGGCCGAACGCGTGCTCATCAGCGAGCGGGCGCAAGTCGAACAGGCCAAAAGCGAATGGCAAGCGCTAGGCCAGGGCGATGCCAGCGATCTGGCATTACGCAAACCCCAACTGGCCGAAGCCGAAGCAAAACTACAGGCGTCCAAGGCCGATCTGGCCAAGGCTAAACTGAACCGTAGCCGTTGCGAAATAAGGGCGCCTTTTTCCGGCCGGGTGCTGAACAAACAAGTCGGCCGGGGGCAATTTCTGGCGGGCGGTGCCGTCATCGCGCGGATTTTCGCCAACGATGTCGCCGAAATACGCTTGCCTGTCGGAGTCGATCAACTGGCGTATCTCGATTTACCGCACGGCAACCGCGCCGGGCGCCTTTGGCCGGCTGTCACGCTCCGAGCGGAAATCGGCGGTCGATTACAGCAATGGCAAGGCCGCATCGTCCGCAGCGAAGCGGCACTGGATAGCGGCAGCGGTCAATTGTTTTTGGTGGCGCAAGTCGAGCGGCCCGACTTCGCCGCTGCGGATAATGCGCCGCTGCTGAGCGGTTTGTTCGTGCAGGCTGAAATCGAAGGCATCGCACGCGAAAAGCTGTTTGCGCTACCGCGCACGGCGTTAAATTCCTTACAACAAGTTAAAGTGGTTAACGACGAACAGCGCCTGGAGCTTCGCCGGGTGGCAGTGCTGCGCACCGAGGCAGACAGGGTAATCATTGCTTCCGGCCTGACTGCCGGCGAGCGGGTGGTCATTTCCGAAATGCCCATGCCGGTTTCCGGTATGCAAGTCGTAGTCAGCAACCCGCAAGCGGTTGCCACCCCGTGA
- a CDS encoding IS110 family transposase, giving the protein MTNNDTSQKSASHEIKVLGVDLAKQSFHVYGVDEAGRKIVSKKLSRNQLTSFVAKLAPCLIGLEACGGAHHWVRVFTRFGHRVRMIAPQFVKPYVKSNKNDAVDAEAICEAVQRPNMRFVPAKSLEQQDIQSLHRVRSQWVARRTAQANQIRGLLLEYGLIVPQGIGHVRKAIPDMLEDGDNALTPVFRELLNELYEALVYLDQRIKAIEHKLTTISVQHEDCQRLLTIPGVGLLTATALLAAIGDVTVFKNGRELAAWLGLVPKQHSTGGKPTLLGISKRGDTYLRTLLIHGGRSVSRVAHQHQDARNRWIDSIKQRRGENISNVAVANKNARIAWALLTKKECYRAAA; this is encoded by the coding sequence ATGACAAATAACGATACAAGCCAAAAATCAGCAAGCCACGAGATCAAAGTATTGGGGGTCGATTTAGCCAAGCAAAGCTTCCATGTATACGGTGTCGACGAGGCGGGTCGTAAAATCGTCAGCAAGAAGCTGAGCCGCAATCAACTGACATCGTTCGTTGCCAAGCTAGCGCCGTGCCTGATTGGTCTGGAAGCCTGCGGCGGGGCGCATCACTGGGTCAGAGTATTCACCCGGTTCGGCCATCGCGTGCGGATGATCGCACCGCAGTTCGTCAAACCGTATGTGAAATCCAACAAAAACGATGCGGTCGATGCGGAAGCGATCTGTGAGGCGGTTCAGCGGCCCAACATGCGATTTGTGCCGGCCAAGAGCCTCGAACAGCAAGACATCCAAAGCCTGCATCGGGTACGCAGCCAGTGGGTGGCGAGACGCACGGCGCAAGCCAATCAGATTCGAGGGCTATTGCTGGAATACGGTTTGATCGTCCCGCAAGGCATCGGTCATGTCCGTAAAGCCATTCCGGACATGCTCGAAGACGGCGACAATGCCTTAACACCGGTATTCCGGGAACTGCTCAACGAACTCTACGAGGCGTTGGTGTATTTAGATCAGCGCATTAAGGCGATTGAACACAAGCTGACGACGATCAGTGTTCAGCATGAAGATTGCCAACGTTTGCTAACGATCCCCGGTGTGGGTCTGTTAACCGCCACCGCGTTGCTGGCCGCTATCGGCGATGTGACGGTGTTTAAAAATGGCCGGGAACTGGCGGCATGGCTAGGCCTCGTGCCCAAGCAACATTCTACCGGCGGTAAGCCGACGCTATTAGGCATCAGCAAGCGCGGCGATACCTATTTGCGTACGCTGCTGATTCACGGAGGGCGTTCGGTCTCCCGTGTGGCGCACCAGCATCAGGATGCACGCAACCGTTGGATTGACAGTATCAAACAACGGCGTGGCGAAAACATCTCGAATGTCGCCGTCGCCAACAAGAATGCGCGGATCGCTTGGGCGTTGTTGACCAAGAAAGAATGCTATCGGGCGGCCGCATGA
- a CDS encoding PepSY-associated TM helix domain-containing protein, whose amino-acid sequence MSDSITDAAMSKIAQHKRAIRQQWLAVHLYLGLSLGLLLSVIGITGSLLVFYLELDEVLNPELAIAEPSAPRLPYQTIFNAIRQAEPDRPNGWRLEIPDNPRRVITARYYKPRETEQLGFAPLLLSVHPQTGEVLKQRFWGQFAMTWLYDLHYTLLLAASGKIVMAVVGGCLLVSLLSGLYLWWPSAGKWRSALGIKSKAGKQRLTYDLHKVAGVYGFIAMLALALTGIALEIPDYVNPLIGYFSPLQQQSAAKSQIVEQSAAITLDRAVAIARQRFPQAELAWIETPHGRDGCYRINLYQSGEPSRRFPKTNVWIDQYSGRVIRVNDPFTETAGDTLIHWLHPLHSGEALAMPGRLLVLAAGLSCPLLFVTGVMRWLQKRSGRRRLIEANRAGR is encoded by the coding sequence ATGTCAGATTCGATTACTGATGCCGCCATGTCTAAAATCGCTCAACACAAACGCGCTATCCGTCAGCAGTGGCTGGCGGTGCATCTGTATTTGGGTTTATCGCTGGGGTTATTGCTTAGCGTAATCGGCATTACCGGCAGTCTGTTGGTATTTTATCTGGAGTTGGACGAGGTTCTCAATCCGGAGCTGGCGATTGCGGAGCCGTCGGCGCCGCGCTTGCCGTATCAGACGATTTTCAACGCCATCCGCCAAGCCGAACCCGACCGGCCGAACGGCTGGCGTCTGGAAATACCGGATAATCCGCGCCGCGTGATTACCGCCCGCTATTACAAGCCGCGGGAAACCGAACAGCTGGGGTTTGCGCCTTTACTGTTGTCGGTTCATCCGCAGACAGGCGAGGTATTGAAACAGCGTTTCTGGGGACAATTCGCCATGACTTGGTTGTATGACCTGCATTACACGCTGCTGTTGGCGGCAAGCGGCAAGATTGTCATGGCGGTTGTCGGCGGATGCTTGCTGGTGTCCTTGCTGAGCGGCCTGTACTTATGGTGGCCGTCGGCCGGCAAATGGCGGTCGGCGCTCGGCATAAAATCCAAGGCCGGCAAACAACGCCTGACCTACGATTTGCATAAAGTGGCTGGCGTCTACGGTTTTATCGCGATGCTGGCGCTGGCCTTGACCGGGATTGCCTTGGAAATACCCGACTACGTCAATCCGCTGATCGGCTATTTTTCGCCGTTACAGCAACAGTCGGCAGCGAAATCGCAAATTGTGGAGCAATCCGCCGCCATCACATTGGACCGGGCTGTGGCGATCGCTCGGCAGCGCTTTCCGCAGGCCGAATTAGCCTGGATAGAAACGCCGCACGGCAGAGACGGTTGCTACCGCATCAATCTGTACCAGTCGGGCGAACCCAGCCGGCGCTTCCCGAAAACCAATGTCTGGATAGATCAATATTCCGGGCGGGTAATCAGGGTGAACGACCCGTTTACCGAGACGGCCGGCGACACGCTGATACATTGGTTGCATCCCTTACACAGCGGCGAAGCCTTGGCCATGCCGGGCCGGTTGTTGGTACTGGCGGCGGGGCTAAGCTGTCCGCTGCTGTTTGTCACCGGTGTAATGCGGTGGTTGCAGAAACGCAGCGGCCGGCGCCGGTTAATAGAAGCCAATAGGGCAGGACGGTAA
- the ltrA gene encoding group II intron reverse transcriptase/maturase, with amino-acid sequence MSQHIEDERLFENLCYASYLRIGFEQVKENKGKPGIDGVNIHDFEFRLEEELSRLQQELLNWTYKPSPVRRVEIPKPQGGVRRLGIPTVRDRVVQTALKLLLEPMFEPHFSPHSYGFRPGRNPHQAVQAAQSIINSGKSYVVDIDLEKFFDRIHHDRLIARIGQRITDKRILRLIGLMLRSGIMINGVVVRSEEGTMQGGPLSPLLSNIVLDELDKELEKRGLEFCRFADDCNIFVKSQKAAERVMETVSQFIESKLKLKVNRAKSQVARSERVKFLGFTVVNGTIAIARKALQTAMDNVKALTPRGTNKDIETTLKSINQWYVGWSNYFSLSHYPAQLVKIEAHIRRRLRARLVDQQKNKRNLYRTLVKRGVSPKAAAVAFTNRKRWALSKTVAVSRAYPNDWFIKGKGQAIRSDQKLAHWFEVSQWVSLA; translated from the coding sequence ATGAGCCAACACATTGAGGACGAAAGACTCTTCGAAAATCTCTGTTACGCGTCTTATCTGCGGATAGGATTCGAACAGGTCAAGGAAAACAAAGGCAAGCCCGGCATTGATGGGGTGAACATACATGACTTTGAATTCCGGTTAGAAGAAGAGCTAAGTCGGTTACAGCAGGAATTGCTGAACTGGACTTACAAGCCATCGCCGGTGCGCCGAGTGGAAATTCCCAAGCCGCAAGGCGGGGTAAGACGGCTGGGCATCCCGACGGTACGGGATCGCGTGGTGCAAACAGCCTTGAAGCTGCTGCTGGAGCCGATGTTTGAACCGCATTTTTCGCCGCATAGTTACGGTTTTCGTCCCGGACGGAATCCACACCAAGCGGTACAGGCGGCGCAAAGCATCATAAACAGCGGTAAGTCGTATGTGGTGGATATTGATCTGGAGAAATTCTTTGACCGAATCCATCATGACCGGCTGATAGCCCGAATAGGACAACGGATCACCGACAAACGGATACTGCGTCTGATCGGACTGATGCTGCGAAGCGGCATCATGATCAACGGCGTGGTGGTTCGGAGCGAGGAAGGCACGATGCAAGGCGGGCCGCTAAGCCCCTTGCTGAGTAACATTGTGCTGGACGAACTGGATAAAGAACTGGAAAAACGCGGCCTGGAATTTTGTAGGTTTGCCGATGACTGCAATATCTTCGTGAAGTCACAAAAAGCGGCGGAACGTGTGATGGAAACGGTCAGCCAGTTCATAGAAAGCAAGCTCAAGCTCAAGGTGAACCGGGCGAAAAGCCAAGTGGCAAGATCAGAAAGGGTAAAGTTTTTGGGCTTTACGGTAGTGAACGGGACGATTGCGATTGCGCGAAAAGCCCTGCAAACGGCCATGGATAATGTCAAAGCCCTAACGCCACGAGGCACCAATAAGGATATAGAAACCACCCTAAAGTCGATCAATCAATGGTATGTAGGCTGGTCGAATTATTTCAGTCTAAGCCACTATCCAGCGCAATTAGTGAAGATAGAGGCGCATATCCGACGACGACTGAGGGCTAGGTTGGTTGATCAGCAGAAGAATAAGAGAAATCTATATCGGACGTTGGTCAAAAGAGGGGTGTCGCCCAAAGCGGCTGCCGTAGCGTTTACAAATCGGAAACGATGGGCGCTTAGCAAGACAGTGGCAGTATCCAGAGCCTATCCTAACGATTGGTTTATAAAGGGTAAAGGCCAAGCTATCCGATCCGACCAGAAGTTGGCGCACTGGTTTGAAGTCTCTCAATGGGTGAGTCTTGCGTGA
- the ltrA gene encoding group II intron reverse transcriptase/maturase, with protein sequence MTTTIERFTQWARENPQRQYTALMGLLSSPMELLACFDEQPGNKACGIDQVCKADYEVDVVARINALSSRLKRLSYQPKPSRRVYIPKSNGKVRPLGIPSFEDRIVQRQMAKILEAIWEPEFRNYSYGFRRNCNAHQALARLAEVITNENTQWIVEADIKGFFDNVNHDWLMKFLEYRIKDPIFLRIIRRFLKAGVLEDGVWRHEDTGTPQGGLISPVLANIYLHYVLDIWFERKFAKMCQGNAKVVRYADDFVVCFAREDDAKRFMTELQERLDQFGLEVEPSKTALIRFGSQAATSCGKDGAKRPATFDFLGFTHYAENFKLVVAST encoded by the coding sequence ATGACAACAACAATTGAACGTTTCACACAATGGGCGCGGGAGAACCCGCAAAGGCAGTATACAGCGCTGATGGGACTCTTGAGCAGTCCAATGGAATTGCTGGCCTGCTTTGATGAACAGCCCGGGAATAAAGCGTGCGGAATCGACCAAGTCTGCAAAGCAGATTATGAAGTCGATGTCGTCGCGCGGATTAACGCGCTATCAAGCCGACTGAAGCGATTAAGCTACCAGCCGAAGCCGTCACGGCGTGTGTACATTCCGAAAAGCAACGGTAAGGTCAGACCGCTTGGGATACCGAGCTTTGAAGACCGGATAGTACAACGGCAAATGGCCAAGATACTGGAAGCGATTTGGGAACCGGAATTTAGGAATTACTCCTATGGCTTCCGGCGAAACTGTAACGCTCATCAGGCGCTGGCAAGGCTGGCAGAAGTGATCACCAACGAAAACACCCAATGGATCGTGGAGGCGGATATTAAAGGCTTCTTTGATAACGTCAATCACGATTGGCTGATGAAATTTCTGGAGTACAGGATCAAAGATCCGATATTTCTAAGAATCATCAGGCGTTTTCTCAAAGCCGGTGTACTGGAGGATGGGGTGTGGCGGCATGAGGATACTGGAACGCCGCAAGGCGGTCTAATATCCCCGGTGCTGGCCAATATCTACCTGCATTACGTGCTGGATATCTGGTTTGAGCGAAAATTCGCCAAGATGTGCCAAGGTAACGCTAAAGTCGTCAGATATGCAGACGATTTTGTAGTCTGCTTCGCCCGTGAAGACGACGCTAAGCGGTTTATGACGGAATTGCAGGAACGGCTGGACCAATTCGGTCTGGAAGTCGAACCGAGCAAAACCGCCTTGATCCGTTTTGGTAGCCAAGCGGCAACATCATGCGGCAAAGATGGTGCCAAACGTCCGGCGACTTTTGATTTTCTGGGCTTCACCCACTACGCGGAAAATTTCAAGCTAGTTGTCGCCTCGACGTAA